The genomic DNA GCGCCTTCTTCGTCCATGCGTCGTCGTCCGGTGCCTCACTGGCGCGTAGCAGTGCTTCCCGGGCGAGCGCCCGCGCCTCGGCAGCCTCCTGCTGCGCCCTCTCCATGCGCTCCCGGAGGCGGCTGTGTTCGGAGGACGCCTCGGCCACCCGCTCGCGCAGCTCCCGATCGCGATGCTCGGCGTCTTCGAAGACCAGATCGACCATCTGGAAGAGAACGCTGGCCATGACCTCCAACGGAATGCTCGGCGTGGCCTCGGCGGGCGCATCAATCGGCGGGGCCGGTGATCGCTTTCGCCTCCGCAGGCGGAAGCCGAGCCACATCAGGATCAGGACCAGGATCGACGCTACGCCGAAGACGATCACCTCTGTCGGTCCGAGATCGATCACCCAGACCCTATTCCGAAGCGTGCGTCCCTTGGTGCGGCGGTGTCGCACCCGATCGAGCCGTGGCAGGTCGCTGGCGGACCCGACCGGGTAAACAGGAGGCGGTGGTCGGGGATTCGGCTCGTCCGATTGGCGCGCGACAGCGTTATTGGGCCCATCGCGCCACTATAGATGAGTGGTCGCCGGAGGCCTCGGGCCCGAGGCCGGGCCATGACGGCTCCCTAGATCTGAGCGGCGGCGAAGTCGGCAGCGTCGTCGAGGGTCAGCGCCGCCCCCTGAGCGACCAGCTCGGTGAACCTGGCGTCGGCGATCCGGTGGCGCAGCGTCGCCTCCGTCTCGTCGGCGATCCGCTGCTCGCCGACCGGCAACGTCAGGCCGATCCGTTGGCGCGCCACCTGGGCCGCTCCCAACAGCACCGCGGCCGGCTCGGGGTCGGGGCGGCGCGCCCCCAACTCGGCCAGAGCCTGGAGGACCATCGGCGCATCGGGGCGCACCTGCTCCAGCGAGATGCTCAAGGCTCCGGTAAGGAGCGCCGAGGCACGGGCATCGTCCCCTTGGGCGAGCGCGGTGCGCCCCAGGTGGCGCATCGCCCACGACTGCCCGAGTGGGATCTCGAGCCGTTGGAACATGGCCAGGCTCTCCGACAGCCGCTGCTCGCCGTCCTCGGCCCGCCCCTCGCCGAGCGCCAGCTTGCCCAGGTAGGCGGTCGACCAGGCGATCAGATCGGTGAAGCCGGCGGACCGGGCGGTCTCCAGCGTCTCGGTCAGGGCACGGCGCGCCCGACCCCAGTCCTCACGGTTGATGGCGATCTCCCCGTCGGCGAGCAGCGCGTCGAGTGCCACGTACAGGTCGTCCTTCCGCGAGCAGGCGTCGAGCGCCCCCGCCACATACTCGTCGGCGTCGGCAGTACGCCCCTGCTCCTCCGACAGCAGCGCAAGACTGGTCAGGATCTGCCCCTCACGGCGCGGATCGGCTGCCCGGTGGGCGCGTTCCAGGGCTTCCTCGAACAGCCGGGTCGCCGCCGGAAGGTCTGCCTGGCGATAGGCGAGCCCGGCCAGCCTGGTGAGGCAGGCAGCAGCGGCGCCATCGTCGCCCAACTCCTCGGTGAGGGCGAGCGAGGCTTCGAGGTGCCGGCGCGCCTCATCGACATACCCGAGGCCGGCGTCGAGGTCGCCCGCCGCGTAGAGAGCCCGGGCGAGCAGCGGGTGTGTGGCGTCCTCAGCCAAATGGATCACCTGCTCGAGCCAATCGCGCCCCTCCACGAGACTGCCGCGGAGCTTCCAGAAGTTCCATACGGCAACGGCGATGCGCAGGGCGAGATCCGCCTCGCCCCCCTCGATCGCCCAGCGGAGCGCCGCTCGGATGTTGTCGTGGTCCTTCTCCAGGCGGTGGAGCCACTCGGCCTGGGTGGCGCCCTTGGCCTCGTCTTGCGCGGTTTCGACCAGGTCCCTGAAGAATTGGGCATGGCGCCGCGTCAGTTCGGCCTGGCGACCCGATGCGGCCAGCTTGTCCCCGGCGTAGCGACGCACCGGCTCGAGCAGGCGATACCTGCCCGTTGTCGTGTCGCCGGTCACGAGTGACTTCTCGAGGAGCGCCATGACCGCATGGAGGGTCCCGTCATCCCCGTCGGCGACGCCACACACCGCCTCCACTTGGTCGAGGGCGAAGCTCCCCGCGAAGGTCGCCAGCTGGGCGAGGACCTCGCGCTCGAAGGGCGTCAGCAACTGGTAGCTCCAGTCGAGCGTGGTCTCCATGGTCTGGTGGCGGCGGTCGCCGGTGCGAGTGCCGCTGCCCCGGATCTCGAGCCTGCCTTCGAGGAGAGTCGCCACCTGACTGACGCTGAGGGCGCCAACCCGTCCGGCGGCGAGTTCGATGGCCAGGGGGATCCCGTCGACCGCTCGGCATATCCGGCCCACATCGCGGGCGTTCGAGTCGTCCACCTCGAATCCGGCCCGGGCAAGCTTGGCGCGGCTGGCGAACAGGCGGACCGCATCGTGCTCCATCGCTCGTTCGGCGGACTCGGAGTCCTCCCGGCTCGGGGACGACATTGGAGGGACCACGTACACGGCTTCACCGGGGACCCCCAGTCGTTCCCGACTCGTCGCCAACACCTTCAGCGCGGGAGCCGCGCGGAGTAGATGGTCGATTGCTGAAGCCAGGGGACCGAGCAGGTGCTCGCAGTTGTCGAACACCAGCAGCGCCGGAGCCTGCCGCAGCCGCATCGCCACCGAGTCGAGCAGGTCACGACCCGGCTCGTCGGGGACCCCCACCGCCTGGGCGATGATGCGCGGGACCAGATCGGCGTCGCTGACGTAGGTGAACTCGGCGAGCCACACGCCGCTGGGGAACTCGGTCAGGTGGTTGGCGGCCACTCGGAGCGCCAGGCGGGTCTTGCCGCAGCCGCCGATCCCGGTGAGGGTCGCGATTCGGGAGTCGGCGAGGAGGTCGGAGGAGCGGGCCAGCTCCTCCTCTCGCCCGACGAAGGTGGTCAGCTGCACCGGCAGGTTGTGCTCGAAGGCGTCGCCGCCGCGTAGTGCGGGGAACTTCGAGGGGAGGCGGTCATGCACCGCCTGGAACAGCCGCATCGGCTCGGGGAGGTCGCGCAGCCGGTGGGGGCCGAGATCGAGGAGAGTCACCCCTTCGGGCAGCGGGCGGGTCAGCACCTCCTCGGTGGCCAGGGTGAGCAGGATCTGGCCGCCGTGGCCGGCGTCCATCACCCGCTGGCAGCGATTGAGGGTGGTCCCGTAGTAGTCGCCCCGGCGGAGCTGGGCCTCCCCGGTGTGTATGCCGATTCGCACCCGAAGGGTGCTGTCGCTGTTCAGGTCGAGCTGGATGCGGACACTGGCGGCGAGGGCGTCGTGCGCCGACTCGAACACCGCGAGAACTCCGTCTCCAGTGCCCTTGACGACTCTGCCTCGATGGGCCGACACCAGCGAGCGCAGCAGCCGCTCGTGGTGGGCCATCGCCACCCCCGCCTCGACCGGATCCTCCTCCCACATGCGGGTCGATCCCTCGACGTCGGTGAAGAGGAAGGTGACGGTCCCGCTGGTGAACAGAGACTCGGCGGCATCCGCCCGCGACTGGCCTGCGGGCCTATGGGCGTCCGTGTCGGCGGTGGGGTCGCGTCGCTCCTCCACCGCGCCAAATCTACTCGGCGACCCGCCGCCACCCGGCACGGCGAGTCGAAGCAGGCTAGGTTTCGTGGCAATGGCTGGTCGCAGCTCCTGGCGTCGCAAGGTTGCCTCTTGGTGGCGTCGCCGCGGCCGCAAAGGATCGAGAGAGGACGTGAACAACATGGGCAGCGACGAGCATCAGGGCTGGGAGCCCATCGGCTCGACGGGTCGTTTCTTCCAGACATCGCTTCCGATGTCGCGGTCGGCCCTTGACCTGTGCGGGGGCAGAGGTAAGACCCTGATCTACGGCGAATTCGACACCGGCCTCGAGCCGGAAGCATGGAGGGCGTTCCTTTACGACCCGCTGCGGGTGCTCAGCGCCGAGGGAGTGCTCGATGCGATCGATGCCCCCGACCGACACCTCGAGATCGAGATCGTGAAGTTCGCCGGCCCCGAAGAGTACGAGGCGGACTATCGGAAGGCGACCGAGGCTCGGGGAAAGAAGAGCGCGAAGGTGTACGACGGTGCCGCCCTCCACGCCGACACTCGCGGCGCCTGGAGGGTCACCACCGTGGTGGTGAACCACGAGCAGCCGCTCAATCCGCGGATCGGGGCGGTCACCATCGTCGTCTGAGGGTCGGCCGGTTGGAGGTTCCGAGCGCCGTCATCAGCGCTGGAACCTGATCGAACTGCAACTACTGGTGGGCCTACACGCGCTCCTCGGCCGGCAGGCCGGCAATCGGTAGCGGAGAGCCTCCTCGGCGTGAGCCGAACAGGATGATCACTACCGGCACCAGTGCCACGAAAGCGGCGCCCGACGCCAGGGCGTAGACGCCGACGGCGTCGAGCACCCAGCCGCCGAGCAGGACGAGGGTGGCGCCGAGGAGACCCCCCATCATGTCGTGGAACCCGAGCAGCTTGCCGCGCTCGCTGGGAGCGGCGAGGTCGGCGAGGGATGCCGTGGCCGCCACGATCGACAGGTTCCAGCCGACACCCAGGCCGAAGAGCAGGATCGCTATGCCCCACACGCCACTCACCCAGATGAGGCCTGCAGACGACGCAGCGACCACGAGGAGGCCGCCGACGAGGGCGGGACGGCGGCCCGTGCGATCGATGATGCTGCCGATCACCGGCGCCAGCCCGAACATGCCCAACACGTGGGCGCCGATGATCGGGAACACCAGATGCTGAGCGTGATGGTGGTGGCCGACCACCACGTAGGCGGTGAGGGTCATCACCGCGACCATGACCGCGTACGAGACGAGTCCCGACAGGAGGGCGGGCACCACGCCCTCGCGCCGCAGGATCTTTCCGAGCGGATCGGCTGGCCCCGGAGGCGGTTCGTCGGCAGTGCGGAACGACTCGGCGATCACCTTCGGGTCGGGTCGCACCCAGACCACGATCGACATCCCCACCAGAGCGATCCCGGAGCCGACGAGCCAAGGAAACACCAACGCCTCGGCGGCCACCTCGCGGCCCGCGAAGAGCGGAGCAAAGACGGCAGGTCCCAGGATCGCCCCGAACACAGAGCCGAAGAGCACCCAGGCGATGCCGCGGGCGCGCCGTTCCGGCGGGTACATGTCGCCGGCGGCGGCGCGGGATAGGTTGATGATGCCGCCCGACGATCCGATCAGGGCGAAGCCGACAATGGCGAGGAGCGGCTCCAGGGTGCTCAGTGAGAGTGCGGTGAGTGCCGAGCCGATCGAACCCAGGACGAAGCCCACGGTGAGCACCGGGATACGGCCGAAGCGGTCCATCAGCCGCCCGGCTACCGCTGCGGTCATCGCCCCGCTGGTGAGAAAGATCGCCGGCCCGAGACCGAGCAAAGCGGTGACGCCGGTCACGAGCCCGAAGGTGATCGCCGCCATCGCCGCCACCAGCTGGAGCGATGCAGAGTTGACCGCCATCCCTCCTGCCAGCAGCAGGGTGTTGCGACGAACTGGGAACCCGCCGGGAGGAGTAGTCATTTGCGCCGTGCCACGAGGACGCCCTGCCGGAGGGGCACGATCACCGAGTCGAAGTCGGGCCACGAGGCCACGAGCCGATTGTGGGTGTCTATGGCGGCTACCCCCTCGTGGTCGAGATCCCCGATCCAGGTACCCCCGGTGCCGAGGACGTTGTCGGCGACATAGAAGCCGCCGGGAGCGATGAGCGGGTGCAGTCTCCGGGCGTACTCCGGGTACTCGACCTTCTCGGCGTCGACGAAGGCGAGGTCGACGCTGAAGTCCGCAAGCTCGGAAGCCAGCTCGTCGAGGACGTCGAGGGCGCGGCCGCGGCGGATCTCGACCTGCTCGGCGAGGCCAGCGCGGTCGAACTGGCGACCGGCCACCTCGGCATGGTGCTGGTCCGCCTCGACGGTGATCAGCCGCCCGTTCTCAGGCAGGCCGCGGGCGATCCAGGTTCCCGAGTAGCCGCCGAGGGTGCCCAACTCGACGGCGAGGCGCCCTCTGGATGCCCGAGTCAGCATCAGCAGAAGGCGTCCCACCGAGGCCGAGATCGCGATGGGGGGAAGGCCCGCAGCATCCGCCTCCGCGGTGGCGGTGCGGAGGATGTCATCCTCGCCTCCGAACACCTCGTCGATGTAGTCGGAGATGTAGTCCCAGCGGTCGGCGGTCATGTCCATTCGGGTCACTCTACGGCGAGGACGACTGCGCGGGTCGAGTCGTGCTTGACACCTAGGAGTCATAAACCTAGAGTATCTAGGTATGAGTGGCCAGGCGATGAAAGGGCATCTCGACCTCTTGCTGCTGGCCGTCCTGGCGGACGGCGCCAAGCACGGGTACGCGGTCATCGAGGAGCTTCGGCTCCGCAGTGACGGCGCCTTCGACCATCCGGAGGGGACCGTATATCCGGCCCTCCACCGGCTCGAGAAGGCCGGCTACCTGGAGAGCGGCTGGAGCGAGGTGCAGGGAAGAAAGAGGCGGACCTACTCGCTCACCAGCAAGGGGACCACCGCACTCGACGCCGCGCGCGTTTCATGGGACGAGTTCTCGATCGCCGTTGGCAGCGTTCTCAGGGGGGTGCCATGGCCGACTACGCCATGATCGACGCCTACCTGGGCACCCTCCGACGCGAGATCGGACGACTTGCTCAAGCCGAGGCGATCCTCGATGAGGTGACCGACCACCTGCTCGAGGCCGTCGCTGCCAACCTCCGATCCGGCCTCGACGGGCCGGTCGCGGAGGCCCGCGGTTTGGCCGAGTTCGGTGATCCCAGGTTGGTCGGGCGTGCGTTCGCCTCCACGACTACAGGAGGAATCGCCGTGCCTACCAACCTCACACGCCGCAGTGGCGTGTTCATGATCGTATCGAGCGCTCTCTGGCTCGCCGCACTCGGATTCATGTATGCCAGCAGTCTCGTCGACCGCACCAGGCCGTGGGAGGGACTCCCCCAAAACCTGTTCCTGGTGTTTCAGAGCCTGCTGATCGCCGCCGCAGCCACGCTGTTCGTCGGCGTGGTGGGACTGGTCCGGCGCCACGGGGGGACGATGGGTATTGCGGGAAGGGTTGCCACCTGGCTCGGGATCCTGCTGATGCTCTCAGCCCTACCGGCATGGGCGGTTGTGGTGTGGTCCACGATCCTCGCCGCCCTCGGGCTGGCACTCCTGATAGGGCTCAACAGAGCGTCGCTG from Acidimicrobiia bacterium includes the following:
- a CDS encoding helix-turn-helix transcriptional regulator; protein product: MSGQAMKGHLDLLLLAVLADGAKHGYAVIEELRLRSDGAFDHPEGTVYPALHRLEKAGYLESGWSEVQGRKRRTYSLTSKGTTALDAARVSWDEFSIAVGSVLRGVPWPTTP
- a CDS encoding adenylate/guanylate cyclase domain-containing protein yields the protein MEERRDPTADTDAHRPAGQSRADAAESLFTSGTVTFLFTDVEGSTRMWEEDPVEAGVAMAHHERLLRSLVSAHRGRVVKGTGDGVLAVFESAHDALAASVRIQLDLNSDSTLRVRIGIHTGEAQLRRGDYYGTTLNRCQRVMDAGHGGQILLTLATEEVLTRPLPEGVTLLDLGPHRLRDLPEPMRLFQAVHDRLPSKFPALRGGDAFEHNLPVQLTTFVGREEELARSSDLLADSRIATLTGIGGCGKTRLALRVAANHLTEFPSGVWLAEFTYVSDADLVPRIIAQAVGVPDEPGRDLLDSVAMRLRQAPALLVFDNCEHLLGPLASAIDHLLRAAPALKVLATSRERLGVPGEAVYVVPPMSSPSREDSESAERAMEHDAVRLFASRAKLARAGFEVDDSNARDVGRICRAVDGIPLAIELAAGRVGALSVSQVATLLEGRLEIRGSGTRTGDRRHQTMETTLDWSYQLLTPFEREVLAQLATFAGSFALDQVEAVCGVADGDDGTLHAVMALLEKSLVTGDTTTGRYRLLEPVRRYAGDKLAASGRQAELTRRHAQFFRDLVETAQDEAKGATQAEWLHRLEKDHDNIRAALRWAIEGGEADLALRIAVAVWNFWKLRGSLVEGRDWLEQVIHLAEDATHPLLARALYAAGDLDAGLGYVDEARRHLEASLALTEELGDDGAAAACLTRLAGLAYRQADLPAATRLFEEALERAHRAADPRREGQILTSLALLSEEQGRTADADEYVAGALDACSRKDDLYVALDALLADGEIAINREDWGRARRALTETLETARSAGFTDLIAWSTAYLGKLALGEGRAEDGEQRLSESLAMFQRLEIPLGQSWAMRHLGRTALAQGDDARASALLTGALSISLEQVRPDAPMVLQALAELGARRPDPEPAAVLLGAAQVARQRIGLTLPVGEQRIADETEATLRHRIADARFTELVAQGAALTLDDAADFAAAQI
- a CDS encoding O-methyltransferase — its product is MDMTADRWDYISDYIDEVFGGEDDILRTATAEADAAGLPPIAISASVGRLLLMLTRASRGRLAVELGTLGGYSGTWIARGLPENGRLITVEADQHHAEVAGRQFDRAGLAEQVEIRRGRALDVLDELASELADFSVDLAFVDAEKVEYPEYARRLHPLIAPGGFYVADNVLGTGGTWIGDLDHEGVAAIDTHNRLVASWPDFDSVIVPLRQGVLVARRK
- a CDS encoding MFS transporter, producing MAVNSASLQLVAAMAAITFGLVTGVTALLGLGPAIFLTSGAMTAAVAGRLMDRFGRIPVLTVGFVLGSIGSALTALSLSTLEPLLAIVGFALIGSSGGIINLSRAAAGDMYPPERRARGIAWVLFGSVFGAILGPAVFAPLFAGREVAAEALVFPWLVGSGIALVGMSIVVWVRPDPKVIAESFRTADEPPPGPADPLGKILRREGVVPALLSGLVSYAVMVAVMTLTAYVVVGHHHHAQHLVFPIIGAHVLGMFGLAPVIGSIIDRTGRRPALVGGLLVVAASSAGLIWVSGVWGIAILLFGLGVGWNLSIVAATASLADLAAPSERGKLLGFHDMMGGLLGATLVLLGGWVLDAVGVYALASGAAFVALVPVVIILFGSRRGGSPLPIAGLPAEERV